From Diceros bicornis minor isolate mBicDic1 chromosome 17, mDicBic1.mat.cur, whole genome shotgun sequence, the proteins below share one genomic window:
- the LOC131415689 gene encoding olfactory receptor 6C3-like → MGNHTKVTVFILAGLTDDPQLKVVLFIFLLLIYLLSVTGNLTIITLTLVDTQLKTPMYFFLRNFSFLEISYTTTCIPKFLATMATGDKTISYNSCFTQVVFAFFLGASEFYLLTAMSYDRYVAICKPLHYTTIMNNKICIQLVLSCWLAGFFVIFPPLPLGLELDFCASNIVDHFYCDTTPLLQISCSDTKLLEVMGFISAMATLVVTLVMVIISYTYITLTILRIPSTSQRRKAFSTCSSHMIVITLSYGSCIFMYLKPSVKQRISFSKGISVLNTSVAPLLNPFIYSLRNQQVKKAFMNMTHRVVSFSNK, encoded by the coding sequence ATGGGAAACCATACAAAAGTGACAGTGTTTATCCTAGCAGGTTTGACTGATGATCCCCAGTTGAAAGTTGTCTTATTTATCTTCCTACTTCTCATCTACTTGCTAAGCGTCACTGGCAATCTGACCATCATCACACTCACCCTAGTGGACACTCAACTCAAGACCCCCATGTATTTTTTCCTCCGGAATTTTTCCTTCTTAGAAATTTCTTACACTACTACATGCATCCCTAAATTTCTGGCTACTATGGCAACTGGGGACAAAACCATTTCCTATAACAGTTGTTTCACTCAAGTGGTTTTTGCCTTCTTTCTTGGAGCATCTGAATTTTACTTGCTGACAGCTATGTCCTATGACCGCTATGTTGCCATCTGTAAGCCCTTGCATTACACCACCATCATGAACAATAAAATCTGCATACAGCTTGTCCTCAGTTGCTGGCTTGCTGGGTTCTTTGTCATCTTTCCACCACTCCCCTTAGGCCTAGAGCTTGACTTCTGTGCCTCCAACATTGTTGATCATTTCTACTGTGATACTACTCCCCTCCTGCAGATCTCCTGCTCAGACACAAAGCTTCTGGAGGTGATGGGATTCATCTCAGCTATGGCGACACTTGTGGTCACATTGGTAATGGTGATAATATCATACACCTACATTACCTTGACCATTCTAAGAATCCCTTCAACTAGTCAAAGGAGAAAGGCTTTTTCAACATGTTCTTCTCACATGATTGTGATAACCCTTTCTTATGGCAGCTGCATCTTCATGTATCTTAAACCATCAGTCAAACAAAGAATATCTTTCTCCAAGGGAATTTCTGTGCTCAATACCTCTGTTGCTCCACTTTTGAATCCTTTCATCTACTCCTTACGGAACCAACAAGTGAAAAAAGCCTTCATGAATATGACACACAGAGTTGTTTCTTTTTCAAACAAGTGA